In Mercurialis annua linkage group LG6, ddMerAnnu1.2, whole genome shotgun sequence, the following are encoded in one genomic region:
- the LOC126686987 gene encoding exopolygalacturonase clone GBGE184-like isoform X4, translating into MAITGSRKSIYAILKLVLLLCVVNGVASRDGKGGHHKGGQGGHGGGGHPGGGGKGGGHGGGHAGGGQAAGGGKGGGNGGGGGGGGAVFDVTKYGAKADDKSDSALSFIKTWRAACDSGSASRMLIPKGKFVAGPMVFVGPCKGKITVEVQGYIKATTDLSDYTDPNWISFERIDGLTMIGSGTFDGQGSASWKYNKGGGGSLPDQLKFFKVDNSDISGITSLNSKYFHYHIVSCTNVNFHNLHITAPGDSPNTDGMHISSSTGIKLTNSAIGTGDDCVSIGQGATDVTVSKVTCGPGHGFSVGSLGKYKNELDVSGITVTDCTLSGTTNGARIKTYAGSGPSNAKNIIFNNLIMNNVKNPIIIDQFYGSNSKQASKVKLSDIHFTNIRGTSGTPEVVTLKCSSAAPCSQVELSNINLSFGGAKGKASCSNAKVVGKPSPVTCPK; encoded by the exons ATGGCCATTACAGGTAGCAGGAAGTCAATTTATGCTATACTTAAATTAGTTTTGCTACTTTGTGTGGTCAATGGTGTGGCAAGTCGGGATGGCAAAGGTGGTCATCACAAAGGTGGTCAAGGAGGTCATGGCGGAGGTGGTCATCCCGGAG GTGGTGGCAAAGGTGGTGGTCATGGAGGTGGTCATGCCGGAGGTGGTCAAGCCGCAGGTGGTGGCAAAGGTGGTGGTAATggaggtggtggaggtggtggtggtgctGTTTTTGACGTTACAAAATACGGTGCTAAGGCCGACGATAAGTCAGATAGTGCACTT TCATTTATAAAAACATGGAGGGCTGCATGCGATTCAGGATCTGCGTCGAGAATGCTTATCCCAAAAGGGAAGTTTGTGGCGGGGCCGATGGTGTTCGTGGGACCATGCAAAGGCAAAATTACCGTTGAGGTTCAAGGATATATAAAAGCTACAACAGATCTCAGTGACTATACTGATCCAAATTGGATTTCATTTGAAAGAATCGACGGTCTGACCATGATCGGCAGTGGCACATTCGACGGTCAAGGATCCGCTTCTTGGAAATACAATAAGGGTGGTGGTGGCTCTCTTCCTGAT CAACTGAAGTTTTTTAAAGTGGATAATTCTGATATATCTGGGATCACATCTCTCAATAGCAAATATTTTCACTATCATATTGTATCTTGCACCAACGTTAACTTCCACAATCTCCATATAACTGCTCCTGGAGACAGCCCTAACACTGATGGCATGCACATTAGCAGTTCTACCGGCATCAAACTTACCAACTCTGCTATTGGTACCGGTGATGATTGTGTCTCTATTGGACAAGGTGCCACTGATGTTACCGTTAGCAAAGTCACCTGCGGCCCTGGACATGGCTTCAG TGTTGGGAGTCTTGGAAAGTACAAAAATGAACTAGATGTGAGCGGAATTACTGTGACCGATTGTACACTCTCAGGCACTACAAATGGAGCTAGAATCAAAACATATGCTGGATCGGGTCCCAGCAATGCTAAGAACATTATTTTCAATAATCTTATTATGAACAATGTAAAGAACCCCATAATCATCGATCAGTTTTATGGTTCCAACAGCAAGCAG GCATCGAAAGTGAAGCTGAGTGACATTCATTTCACGAACATTAGGGGGACATCCGGTACACCCGAAGTAGTGACCTTAAAGTGCAGTTCAGCTGCTCCTTGTTCTCAAGTCGAACTCTCCAACATTAATTTAAGCTTTGGAGGCGCGAAAGGGAAAGCTTCATGTTCAAATGCAAAAGTTGTAGGAAAGCCGAGTCCAGTAACTTGTCCTAAATAG
- the LOC126686987 gene encoding exopolygalacturonase clone GBGE184-like isoform X2, giving the protein MAITGSRKSIYAILKLVLLLCVVNGVASRDGKGGHHKGGQGGHGGGGHPGGGHAGGGGKGGGHGGGHAGGGQAAGGGKGGGHGGGGGAVFDVTKYGAKADDKSDSALSFIKTWRAACDSGSASRMLIPKGKFVAGPMVFVGPCKGKITVEVQGYIKATTDLSDYTDPNWISFERIDGLTMIGSGTFDGQGSASWKYNKGGGGSLPDQLKFFKVDNSDISGITSLNSKYFHYHIVSCTNVNFHNLHITAPGDSPNTDGMHISSSTGIKLTNSAIGTGDDCVSIGQGATDVTVSKVTCGPGHGFSVGSLGKYKNELDVSGITVTDCTLSGTTNGARIKTYAGSGPSNAKNIIFNNLIMNNVKNPIIIDQFYGSNSKQASKVKLSDIHFTNIRGTSGTPEVVTLKCSSAAPCSQVELSNINLSFGGAKGKASCSNAKVVGKPSPVTCPK; this is encoded by the exons ATGGCCATTACAGGTAGCAGGAAGTCAATTTATGCTATACTTAAATTAGTTTTGCTACTTTGTGTGGTCAATGGTGTGGCAAGTCGGGATGGCAAAGGTGGTCATCACAAAGGTGGTCAAGGAGGTCATGGCGGAGGTGGTCATCCCGGAGGTGGTCATGCCGGAGGTGGTGGCAAAGGTGGTGGTCACGGAGGTGGTCATGCCGGAGGTGGTCAAGCCGCAGGTGGTGGCAAAGGTGGTGGTCATGGAG gtggtggtggtgctGTTTTTGACGTTACAAAATACGGTGCTAAGGCCGACGATAAGTCAGATAGTGCACTT TCATTTATAAAAACATGGAGGGCTGCATGCGATTCAGGATCTGCGTCGAGAATGCTTATCCCAAAAGGGAAGTTTGTGGCGGGGCCGATGGTGTTCGTGGGACCATGCAAAGGCAAAATTACCGTTGAGGTTCAAGGATATATAAAAGCTACAACAGATCTCAGTGACTATACTGATCCAAATTGGATTTCATTTGAAAGAATCGACGGTCTGACCATGATCGGCAGTGGCACATTCGACGGTCAAGGATCCGCTTCTTGGAAATACAATAAGGGTGGTGGTGGCTCTCTTCCTGAT CAACTGAAGTTTTTTAAAGTGGATAATTCTGATATATCTGGGATCACATCTCTCAATAGCAAATATTTTCACTATCATATTGTATCTTGCACCAACGTTAACTTCCACAATCTCCATATAACTGCTCCTGGAGACAGCCCTAACACTGATGGCATGCACATTAGCAGTTCTACCGGCATCAAACTTACCAACTCTGCTATTGGTACCGGTGATGATTGTGTCTCTATTGGACAAGGTGCCACTGATGTTACCGTTAGCAAAGTCACCTGCGGCCCTGGACATGGCTTCAG TGTTGGGAGTCTTGGAAAGTACAAAAATGAACTAGATGTGAGCGGAATTACTGTGACCGATTGTACACTCTCAGGCACTACAAATGGAGCTAGAATCAAAACATATGCTGGATCGGGTCCCAGCAATGCTAAGAACATTATTTTCAATAATCTTATTATGAACAATGTAAAGAACCCCATAATCATCGATCAGTTTTATGGTTCCAACAGCAAGCAG GCATCGAAAGTGAAGCTGAGTGACATTCATTTCACGAACATTAGGGGGACATCCGGTACACCCGAAGTAGTGACCTTAAAGTGCAGTTCAGCTGCTCCTTGTTCTCAAGTCGAACTCTCCAACATTAATTTAAGCTTTGGAGGCGCGAAAGGGAAAGCTTCATGTTCAAATGCAAAAGTTGTAGGAAAGCCGAGTCCAGTAACTTGTCCTAAATAG
- the LOC126686987 gene encoding exopolygalacturonase clone GBGE184-like isoform X3: MAITGSRKSIYAILKLVLLLCVVNGVASRDGKGGHHKGGQGGHGGGGHPGGGHAGGGGKGGGHGGGQAAGGGKGGGNGGGGGGGGAVFDVTKYGAKADDKSDSALSFIKTWRAACDSGSASRMLIPKGKFVAGPMVFVGPCKGKITVEVQGYIKATTDLSDYTDPNWISFERIDGLTMIGSGTFDGQGSASWKYNKGGGGSLPDQLKFFKVDNSDISGITSLNSKYFHYHIVSCTNVNFHNLHITAPGDSPNTDGMHISSSTGIKLTNSAIGTGDDCVSIGQGATDVTVSKVTCGPGHGFSVGSLGKYKNELDVSGITVTDCTLSGTTNGARIKTYAGSGPSNAKNIIFNNLIMNNVKNPIIIDQFYGSNSKQASKVKLSDIHFTNIRGTSGTPEVVTLKCSSAAPCSQVELSNINLSFGGAKGKASCSNAKVVGKPSPVTCPK, from the exons ATGGCCATTACAGGTAGCAGGAAGTCAATTTATGCTATACTTAAATTAGTTTTGCTACTTTGTGTGGTCAATGGTGTGGCAAGTCGGGATGGCAAAGGTGGTCATCACAAAGGTGGTCAAGGAGGTCATGGCGGAGGTGGTCATCCCGGAGGTGGTCATGCCGGAGGTGGTGGCAAAGGTGGTGGTCACGGAG GTGGTCAAGCCGCAGGTGGTGGCAAAGGTGGTGGTAATggaggtggtggaggtggtggtggtgctGTTTTTGACGTTACAAAATACGGTGCTAAGGCCGACGATAAGTCAGATAGTGCACTT TCATTTATAAAAACATGGAGGGCTGCATGCGATTCAGGATCTGCGTCGAGAATGCTTATCCCAAAAGGGAAGTTTGTGGCGGGGCCGATGGTGTTCGTGGGACCATGCAAAGGCAAAATTACCGTTGAGGTTCAAGGATATATAAAAGCTACAACAGATCTCAGTGACTATACTGATCCAAATTGGATTTCATTTGAAAGAATCGACGGTCTGACCATGATCGGCAGTGGCACATTCGACGGTCAAGGATCCGCTTCTTGGAAATACAATAAGGGTGGTGGTGGCTCTCTTCCTGAT CAACTGAAGTTTTTTAAAGTGGATAATTCTGATATATCTGGGATCACATCTCTCAATAGCAAATATTTTCACTATCATATTGTATCTTGCACCAACGTTAACTTCCACAATCTCCATATAACTGCTCCTGGAGACAGCCCTAACACTGATGGCATGCACATTAGCAGTTCTACCGGCATCAAACTTACCAACTCTGCTATTGGTACCGGTGATGATTGTGTCTCTATTGGACAAGGTGCCACTGATGTTACCGTTAGCAAAGTCACCTGCGGCCCTGGACATGGCTTCAG TGTTGGGAGTCTTGGAAAGTACAAAAATGAACTAGATGTGAGCGGAATTACTGTGACCGATTGTACACTCTCAGGCACTACAAATGGAGCTAGAATCAAAACATATGCTGGATCGGGTCCCAGCAATGCTAAGAACATTATTTTCAATAATCTTATTATGAACAATGTAAAGAACCCCATAATCATCGATCAGTTTTATGGTTCCAACAGCAAGCAG GCATCGAAAGTGAAGCTGAGTGACATTCATTTCACGAACATTAGGGGGACATCCGGTACACCCGAAGTAGTGACCTTAAAGTGCAGTTCAGCTGCTCCTTGTTCTCAAGTCGAACTCTCCAACATTAATTTAAGCTTTGGAGGCGCGAAAGGGAAAGCTTCATGTTCAAATGCAAAAGTTGTAGGAAAGCCGAGTCCAGTAACTTGTCCTAAATAG
- the LOC126686987 gene encoding exopolygalacturonase clone GBGE184-like isoform X1 has product MAITGSRKSIYAILKLVLLLCVVNGVASRDGKGGHHKGGQGGHGGGGHPGGGHAGGGGKGGGHGGGHAGGGQAAGGGKGGGHGGGHAGGGQAAGGGKGGGNGGGGGGGGAVFDVTKYGAKADDKSDSALSFIKTWRAACDSGSASRMLIPKGKFVAGPMVFVGPCKGKITVEVQGYIKATTDLSDYTDPNWISFERIDGLTMIGSGTFDGQGSASWKYNKGGGGSLPDQLKFFKVDNSDISGITSLNSKYFHYHIVSCTNVNFHNLHITAPGDSPNTDGMHISSSTGIKLTNSAIGTGDDCVSIGQGATDVTVSKVTCGPGHGFSVGSLGKYKNELDVSGITVTDCTLSGTTNGARIKTYAGSGPSNAKNIIFNNLIMNNVKNPIIIDQFYGSNSKQASKVKLSDIHFTNIRGTSGTPEVVTLKCSSAAPCSQVELSNINLSFGGAKGKASCSNAKVVGKPSPVTCPK; this is encoded by the exons ATGGCCATTACAGGTAGCAGGAAGTCAATTTATGCTATACTTAAATTAGTTTTGCTACTTTGTGTGGTCAATGGTGTGGCAAGTCGGGATGGCAAAGGTGGTCATCACAAAGGTGGTCAAGGAGGTCATGGCGGAGGTGGTCATCCCGGAGGTGGTCATGCCGGAGGTGGTGGCAAAGGTGGTGGTCACGGAGGTGGTCATGCCGGAGGTGGTCAAGCCGCAGGTGGTGGCAAAGGTGGTGGTCATGGAGGTGGTCATGCCGGAGGTGGTCAAGCCGCAGGTGGTGGCAAAGGTGGTGGTAATggaggtggtggaggtggtggtggtgctGTTTTTGACGTTACAAAATACGGTGCTAAGGCCGACGATAAGTCAGATAGTGCACTT TCATTTATAAAAACATGGAGGGCTGCATGCGATTCAGGATCTGCGTCGAGAATGCTTATCCCAAAAGGGAAGTTTGTGGCGGGGCCGATGGTGTTCGTGGGACCATGCAAAGGCAAAATTACCGTTGAGGTTCAAGGATATATAAAAGCTACAACAGATCTCAGTGACTATACTGATCCAAATTGGATTTCATTTGAAAGAATCGACGGTCTGACCATGATCGGCAGTGGCACATTCGACGGTCAAGGATCCGCTTCTTGGAAATACAATAAGGGTGGTGGTGGCTCTCTTCCTGAT CAACTGAAGTTTTTTAAAGTGGATAATTCTGATATATCTGGGATCACATCTCTCAATAGCAAATATTTTCACTATCATATTGTATCTTGCACCAACGTTAACTTCCACAATCTCCATATAACTGCTCCTGGAGACAGCCCTAACACTGATGGCATGCACATTAGCAGTTCTACCGGCATCAAACTTACCAACTCTGCTATTGGTACCGGTGATGATTGTGTCTCTATTGGACAAGGTGCCACTGATGTTACCGTTAGCAAAGTCACCTGCGGCCCTGGACATGGCTTCAG TGTTGGGAGTCTTGGAAAGTACAAAAATGAACTAGATGTGAGCGGAATTACTGTGACCGATTGTACACTCTCAGGCACTACAAATGGAGCTAGAATCAAAACATATGCTGGATCGGGTCCCAGCAATGCTAAGAACATTATTTTCAATAATCTTATTATGAACAATGTAAAGAACCCCATAATCATCGATCAGTTTTATGGTTCCAACAGCAAGCAG GCATCGAAAGTGAAGCTGAGTGACATTCATTTCACGAACATTAGGGGGACATCCGGTACACCCGAAGTAGTGACCTTAAAGTGCAGTTCAGCTGCTCCTTGTTCTCAAGTCGAACTCTCCAACATTAATTTAAGCTTTGGAGGCGCGAAAGGGAAAGCTTCATGTTCAAATGCAAAAGTTGTAGGAAAGCCGAGTCCAGTAACTTGTCCTAAATAG